In Zea mays cultivar B73 chromosome 7, Zm-B73-REFERENCE-NAM-5.0, whole genome shotgun sequence, the following proteins share a genomic window:
- the LOC103632810 gene encoding uncharacterized protein, producing the protein MMATHHDALWVKLHELELQLAAYKLLRAARGDDHAGAVGFASADGADTPGGSACRGRQYDAYMRQRDARRVAALAQQQQQPPHPANNKAQRPRGVRATPMSPRALRCATRNVQEAGATPRLAVTPVKRTPAASIPSTPRRDGAALPRSRTASGGGGTAGSPARSSHHQRRSSLGVLAEFGECATPRPFLKRGTGTGGAAAPVRLRTTRVYDLPSIDVAVTPRPLPHVHAHTHAHAPRHVRSLSELPFDTAALASPQSRARRRWGSPERPAAMFSAAAAAAADSHRDLSKGLKKLLSYVRKGGRSGGGGGGDQPFPAPSPRGSGKPVSKGWSGCSRVDVPFDRASLDVHRFPMTRAVGISG; encoded by the coding sequence ATGATGGCGACCCACCACGACGCGCTGTGGGTGAAGCTGCACGAGCTGGAGCTGCAGCTCGCGGCGTACAAGCTCCTGCGCGCCGCGCGCGGGGACGACCACGCGGGTGCCGTGGGCTTCGCTTCCGCGGACGGGGCCGACACGCCGGGGGGCAGCGCCTGCCGCGGCAGGCAGTACGACGCCTACATGCGCCAGCGCGACGCCAGGCGCGTGGCCGCGctcgcgcagcagcagcagcagccgccgcACCCGGCGAACAATAAGGCTCAGCGACCTCGGGGCGTGCGCGCCACGCCGATGAGCCCGCGTGCGCTCAGGTGCGCGACCCGGAACGTGCAAGAGGCGGGCGCCACGCCGCGGCTGGCCGTCACCCCGGTGAAGAGGACGCCGGCCGCGTCCATCCCAAGCACCCCGAGAAGGGACGGCGCCGCGCTGCCGAGGAGCAGGAcggcgagcggcggcggcggcacggcGGGGAGCCCCGCGCGGTCGTCGCACCACCAGAGGCGGAGCAGCCTCGGCGTGCTCGCGGAGTTCGGTGAGTGCGCCACGCCGAGGCCGTTCCTGAAACGCGGCACGGGcacgggcggcgcggcggcgcccgtcagGCTGCGGACGACGCGGGTTTACGACCTGCCGTCGATCGACGTGGCCGTCACCCCGAGGCCGCTGCCTCACGTGCATGCGCACACCCATGCCCATGCGCCGCGCCACGTCCGGTCCCTGTCTGAGCTGCCGTTCGACACCGCGGCGCTGGCCTCGCCGCAGTCGCGGGCGAGGAGGCGGTGGGGCAGCCCGGAGAGGCCAGCGGCGATGTTCTCGGCTGCTGCTGCAGCGGCGGCCGACTCGCACAGGGACCTGTCCAAGGGCCTCAAGAAGTTGCTGAGCTACGTGAGGAAAGGCGGCCGGAgcggaggaggcggcggcggcgaccagCCTTTCCCGGCACCCAGCCCGCGCGGGAGTGGGAAGCCCGTGAGCAAGGGGTGGTCTGGTTGCTCCCGCGTCGACGTCCCGTTCGACCGCGCAAGCCTGGACGTGCACCGGTTCCCCATGACGCGGGCAGTTGGCATCTCCGGATGA